In Fluviispira sanaruensis, a genomic segment contains:
- a CDS encoding methionine ABC transporter ATP-binding protein — MIKLLGIKKYFNSKQGIVHALKGIDLEVSKGEIFGIIGKSGAGKSTLLRCVNLLERPSEGEVLVDSVSLSSLKEADLRFQRRKIGMIFQHFNLLSSATVFKNIALPLELANISKQELEQRVDYLLEVTSLKDKKDAYPSQLSGGQKQRVAIARALASNPKVLLCDEATSALDPETTKSILNLLKEINQKFNLTILLITHEMEVVKAICDKVAVIENGEIIESSSMVELFSKPKTASAKALVSSAFHIALPERIERQLQPEPGIGLNPILKFVFVGESSTEAIISALVVKFNLRINILQAHLDVVSNSPMGIMLCQIHGEQSNIHASVQYLNSTNISTEVIGYVSGNIKSIA, encoded by the coding sequence ATGATTAAACTCCTTGGTATTAAAAAATATTTTAACAGCAAGCAAGGTATTGTCCACGCACTGAAAGGCATTGACCTTGAAGTTTCAAAAGGTGAAATTTTTGGAATAATCGGGAAAAGTGGTGCAGGCAAAAGCACCCTTCTGCGCTGCGTTAATCTACTTGAACGTCCAAGCGAAGGAGAAGTCCTTGTTGACTCTGTTTCTTTATCATCTTTGAAGGAAGCCGATTTACGTTTTCAACGCAGAAAAATAGGCATGATTTTTCAACATTTTAATTTGTTATCTTCTGCAACAGTCTTTAAAAATATTGCACTGCCTTTAGAACTAGCAAATATAAGTAAACAAGAATTAGAACAAAGAGTCGATTATTTATTAGAAGTCACAAGTCTCAAAGACAAAAAAGACGCCTATCCTAGTCAATTGAGCGGTGGACAAAAGCAAAGAGTCGCAATAGCAAGAGCATTGGCATCGAATCCTAAAGTCTTATTGTGTGACGAAGCCACATCTGCTCTCGATCCAGAAACCACAAAATCTATTTTAAATTTATTAAAAGAAATCAATCAAAAATTTAATTTGACAATTCTTTTAATTACCCACGAAATGGAAGTTGTAAAAGCTATCTGCGATAAAGTAGCAGTGATAGAAAATGGAGAAATAATTGAGAGCTCTTCGATGGTAGAACTCTTTAGTAAGCCAAAAACAGCTTCTGCCAAAGCACTTGTCAGCTCAGCTTTTCACATAGCTTTGCCAGAGAGAATTGAAAGACAATTGCAACCAGAGCCTGGTATTGGCTTAAACCCGATTTTAAAATTCGTGTTTGTTGGAGAATCATCGACCGAGGCTATTATTTCTGCACTCGTAGTAAAATTTAATCTCCGCATAAATATCCTACAAGCTCATCTCGATGTCGTTAGCAATTCACCTATGGGTATTATGCTTTGTCAAATTCACGGAGAACAAAGTAACATTCATGCGAGTGTTCAATATTTAAATTCAACAAATATTTCTACTGAGGTTATTGGATATGTTTCAGGAAACATTAAGTCAATTGCTTGA
- a CDS encoding methionine ABC transporter permease yields MFQETLSQLLDSTLATIVMVAISGFVAFILGLPIAIGLTVTAKGMFYENIVIHKILSSIVTVGRSVPFVILMVAIIPFTRFIVGSSIGTAAAIVPLSVAAVPFFARIVEGKFASINSGLIEAAQAMGCSPFQIIYKVLLPEAVPGIANSCTILFVSLAEYSAMAGAVGGSGLGNMAIQYGYYQFNTPVMMQALVALVLLVLIIQFTGDYITRKISHHSI; encoded by the coding sequence ATGTTTCAGGAAACATTAAGTCAATTGCTTGATTCCACTCTGGCCACAATCGTAATGGTTGCCATTTCTGGTTTCGTAGCCTTTATTCTTGGCTTACCTATAGCAATTGGCTTAACAGTCACTGCAAAAGGCATGTTTTATGAAAATATCGTCATTCATAAAATATTAAGCAGTATTGTTACGGTTGGCCGCTCTGTGCCGTTTGTTATTTTAATGGTCGCAATCATCCCGTTCACGCGCTTTATTGTAGGCTCATCAATTGGCACGGCCGCAGCGATTGTGCCTTTAAGCGTGGCTGCCGTACCTTTTTTTGCCCGCATTGTTGAAGGTAAATTTGCCAGTATCAACTCTGGGTTAATTGAAGCGGCTCAAGCTATGGGCTGCTCCCCTTTTCAAATCATTTATAAAGTTCTTCTGCCTGAGGCTGTTCCTGGAATTGCCAATTCATGCACAATTCTTTTCGTCAGCCTTGCTGAATACTCTGCCATGGCAGGTGCTGTGGGAGGCAGTGGCCTTGGTAATATGGCTATCCAATATGGCTACTATCAGTTCAATACGCCTGTCATGATGCAAGCTCTTGTTGCCCTTGTTCTTTTGGTACTCATCATTCAATTTACAGGCGACTATATCACCCGTAAAATTTCTCACCACTCAATTTGA
- a CDS encoding MetQ/NlpA family ABC transporter substrate-binding protein, with protein MRSIKLLGLLLGFLLALVLGFIFFNKSYNERSIKVGISAGSSVQVLNVAKKLAKEKYDLDIKVITFADYQIPNEALNSGDIDANIFQTRSFLKQAVLKKNYKIVEIGQTFIYPMGIYSRKINNISEIGENASIVIPNDSSNQGRALILLQNAKLITLKADVGETPTPRDIIENPKKLNIQTVDAAQVARSVQDVTAVVLNNDFVLNAKFKPSDALFKENPDSAEPYVNIIVVKESEKGKKEFKELTAVMNSAEVLKETEKLFPGAVKAWK; from the coding sequence ATGAGATCTATCAAGTTATTAGGCCTCTTACTAGGCTTTTTATTAGCACTTGTTTTGGGATTCATATTTTTCAATAAGTCTTACAATGAAAGATCGATTAAGGTCGGAATTTCAGCTGGCTCTTCTGTACAAGTTCTTAACGTCGCTAAGAAACTTGCAAAAGAAAAGTACGATCTTGACATTAAAGTAATCACTTTTGCTGATTACCAAATTCCAAACGAAGCTTTGAATTCAGGCGATATCGATGCAAATATTTTTCAAACTCGTTCTTTTTTAAAGCAGGCTGTTTTAAAAAAGAATTACAAAATTGTAGAAATTGGTCAAACTTTTATTTATCCAATGGGAATATATTCAAGAAAAATAAATAATATATCCGAAATTGGCGAGAATGCATCAATCGTTATACCAAATGATTCAAGTAACCAAGGCAGAGCGCTTATTCTGTTACAAAACGCTAAATTGATAACACTCAAAGCTGATGTTGGAGAGACTCCTACACCACGAGATATTATTGAAAATCCTAAAAAACTTAATATTCAGACTGTCGATGCGGCTCAAGTTGCAAGATCTGTACAAGACGTAACAGCAGTGGTTTTAAACAATGATTTCGTCCTCAATGCCAAATTCAAACCTTCGGATGCACTATTTAAAGAAAATCCAGATAGCGCTGAACCTTACGTCAATATAATTGTTGTAAAAGAATCTGAAAAAGGTAAGAAAGAATTTAAAGAACTTACGGCAGTTATGAACTCCGCTGAAGTTCTTAAAGAAACAGAAAAACTCTTTCCCGGTGCTGTTAAAGCTTGGAAATAG
- the phnD gene encoding phosphate/phosphite/phosphonate ABC transporter substrate-binding protein, which yields MGLMRICLILTGILFPSLAQAEAPLGSRNNPLKIAIIPQAQASKAIENAKPVIKCIEQKTKLFIQVEVPNSYIAVTEALGSKQVDVAFSNILGYFLMAQNYGAEALFKVARFGTTDYQSFLIVKSDSKIKSFSDLNGKSFAYGDAGSLTGYILPKLEMKKNKINFSQELPTGSMDASIMALMQGKADAAAAFFNDPDPKTGKIRDARERLLSIYPDIVQKTNIIWKSELIPNEPVVIRKGIPKEIKDKLIASMPGCMREHALLINDIDDLLPILESDKSYKDLIETLKKSDLDVAKVLGKTKKK from the coding sequence ATGGGATTGATGCGCATTTGTCTTATTTTAACAGGTATTCTTTTTCCAAGTTTGGCCCAAGCCGAAGCTCCATTAGGCTCTAGAAATAACCCTTTAAAAATAGCAATTATCCCTCAAGCCCAGGCCAGCAAGGCCATCGAAAACGCCAAACCCGTCATCAAATGCATTGAGCAGAAAACCAAACTCTTTATTCAAGTAGAAGTTCCAAATAGTTATATTGCTGTAACTGAAGCGCTTGGATCTAAACAAGTGGATGTCGCATTTAGCAATATTCTAGGTTATTTTTTAATGGCACAAAATTATGGGGCGGAAGCACTTTTTAAAGTCGCTCGCTTTGGCACAACCGATTACCAATCATTCCTCATTGTAAAAAGCGACAGTAAAATAAAATCTTTCTCAGACCTCAACGGCAAATCATTTGCTTATGGTGACGCGGGTTCTTTAACGGGCTATATTCTACCTAAGCTTGAAATGAAGAAAAACAAAATCAATTTCTCACAAGAACTTCCTACAGGCAGTATGGATGCTTCTATTATGGCACTCATGCAAGGTAAGGCCGACGCTGCCGCAGCCTTTTTCAATGATCCTGACCCAAAAACAGGAAAAATTCGCGATGCACGCGAAAGACTTCTCAGCATTTATCCTGATATTGTACAAAAAACAAACATCATCTGGAAATCAGAGCTTATCCCCAATGAACCAGTTGTTATCCGCAAAGGCATTCCAAAAGAAATTAAAGACAAACTTATAGCCTCTATGCCTGGTTGTATGCGTGAACACGCTCTACTGATCAATGATATAGACGATCTTTTGCCGATCCTTGAAAGCGACAAGAGCTATAAAGATCTTATTGAAACACTAAAAAAGTCAGATCTCGATGTAGCAAAAGTGTTAGGTAAAACTAAGAAAAAATAA
- the phnD gene encoding phosphate/phosphite/phosphonate ABC transporter substrate-binding protein: MLNKRILFALFALFSITSSNAAESTSNTKARSEVKLGTRNNPFKIAIVPSGQAAKALDSAKPVAKCIEQKSKIFVDVQVPNSYIAVVEAIGAQKADLAFGDIVSFLIAKKRFDAEPFLEITRYGSTSYQSAIFVKANSKIKSVSDLNNKKFAYSDASSASSYIFPAILMKKNNKKFSQELATGSMDASIIALMQGQVDATAAYYNNKDPLTGKENDARVRVEKIYPNIYKETRIIWLSSLIPNEPVYLRKGISEDIKQKLAIAIPECIKEFPKYINNISELNPITADNKNYENFVKEVETSGLDISNIFSKK, encoded by the coding sequence ATGTTAAACAAAAGAATTTTATTTGCTCTATTTGCACTCTTTTCAATCACCAGTTCAAATGCGGCAGAGTCAACATCAAACACAAAAGCAAGATCAGAAGTCAAACTGGGTACACGAAATAATCCATTTAAAATTGCAATTGTTCCTTCTGGACAAGCAGCAAAAGCACTCGACAGCGCAAAACCTGTTGCCAAATGTATTGAACAAAAATCGAAAATCTTTGTCGATGTCCAAGTCCCTAATAGCTATATAGCAGTAGTTGAAGCCATTGGTGCGCAAAAAGCCGATCTCGCTTTTGGAGATATCGTTAGCTTTTTGATTGCAAAAAAACGCTTTGATGCCGAACCTTTTCTCGAAATCACCCGTTATGGTTCAACAAGCTATCAATCCGCTATTTTTGTCAAAGCAAATTCAAAAATAAAATCAGTGAGTGATTTAAATAACAAAAAGTTTGCTTATTCAGACGCAAGTTCTGCTTCAAGTTATATTTTCCCAGCTATTCTTATGAAAAAGAACAACAAAAAATTCTCACAAGAGCTTGCTACGGGCAGTATGGATGCATCTATTATTGCACTTATGCAAGGACAAGTAGACGCTACTGCTGCTTATTATAATAATAAAGATCCCCTGACTGGAAAAGAAAACGATGCTCGCGTGCGCGTAGAAAAAATCTATCCAAACATTTATAAAGAAACACGCATTATTTGGCTCTCATCCCTTATCCCGAACGAGCCTGTTTATTTAAGAAAAGGTATTTCCGAAGATATCAAACAGAAACTAGCGATAGCTATTCCTGAATGTATTAAGGAGTTCCCTAAGTATATAAACAATATCAGCGAGCTGAATCCTATCACTGCAGACAATAAAAACTATGAAAATTTTGTCAAAGAAGTGGAAACTTCTGGACTCGATATTTCAAATATTTTTAGTAAGAAATAA
- a CDS encoding TcdA/TcdB pore-forming domain-containing protein has protein sequence MKVNSSQNKLKFVIISLLSIIIVEGCKKPDSLDINNTVQTSQSLPDNDAGYLSFTDEFNLGKKEFKEISNILRSNIINIIQDNNSYIKYIDKNLIMFDNDKNLIDARESVTKLNETLKEYLDELKKSPENVKNIVTKIINNPDIGSPKIYAILEKEKYFLGGKNTIKLIKNTMEIYPKVASSDIDFKSFKQGIVYDNVFHSLFQKNSPEMKKYLGGGVCAGLVQIYNFMEREETDSGFKYLHNLNVLSNKFKSKKNTYLKDVFINEAKLIKGMQDMQMLEKRSKSLSSSEDILAHIKRVSDRKESAKYYSINFGFENQKFDKIRKEYYDVKEKYGHAISLQLVRDNNSIKYNIFDPSFGFLRNLNEVEARSFLDKIAKYTSRDFKSYYFSVIGQGKNVTKIHDIYFSSLYKKLDEKFFLKLNKTFKDSNYEHFRNSKGYAIILNSAHVEMILEYMKNINNNIYDKFKQKITDGPKRLEEALSYDKNYPKFVVDKDLDGLIEKLSEIYKDYKELTSSDKISSLYKIVNSVEVEMKTENFLSAISEMKTSNLLFKDYVPFFANIENEPNAVIFYDPRNPEVQKIVNIGSMEQEMAIKNFRELYIKSLNNISPYLNKYSLEFINTSEISTLNSAFTFMSIYGAIKNKTFSDPHLSLAFKIQSGLNIAQSSFGVFSDVHSALSAVSSLKNAKVPLFITQLAKVSSAVDGGLTTVNVGIDIYNLFNARTSHEKAIYGTQLGFDTASLGLTVGGEISGYIGASSAGSILGSLAVPVSGLGIGISGLVNTFENEVDKSLYTAALLNDYNMQTQNVDNDKKRNDIIDEKEFINFTAKGINKLVINSIRFDFDTPIFNLGDYYIYKSIPPKDMFHGLSPATSNKQIDPMSVRKEICFAESGTLFNTRCERSMKGYSFLKINKPLVLPTIPKMNLDYEYGTAPTLTSRNDAEMHTVRLLESNSGFKFEHERTFVQNDIVKYFIPELLKTDIEIILDNKDRVFYAPTREEHVESIMNAILNPYYSGSKDIEKQLWRGPVINYKFYGPNDSNKYADHSPIYQIQIQNSATYHIIANENDKSTWILDLSAYGHAEEKNLIFDYNLINIGKTNIKFEGKPYSIILRHPENILTKYDFVTKKQTMISIDFSDKYNLNLMKKMLDDFGQNDGFISIEYSKSISHVMHRAWYDVKNSEFINIPNIYADVIKVDSSDRFDIRMKNKILDINLIDRNGDNLLFLDNFTKKIYLVGDFENIRPEETEYDKNPNYRIGIDISFEYKDKLWIEKNNTVNSNSFIYKLIPLESNIESYIYANKNLSYTTSDGKLISIPFSSGASKHLTGIKYDPSREKDNDLIKKINSISNYSKASEIILYNNYFEIYGWYLTAEEFILTKNQVKNIVEIRNETSKIIDKKISEMK, from the coding sequence ATGAAAGTTAATTCTTCACAAAATAAATTAAAATTCGTAATTATTTCTTTACTAAGTATAATTATAGTAGAAGGATGTAAAAAACCAGATAGTTTAGATATTAATAATACTGTACAGACTTCTCAGAGTTTACCAGATAATGATGCGGGATATCTCAGTTTTACAGATGAATTTAATCTTGGGAAAAAAGAATTTAAAGAAATTAGTAATATTTTAAGAAGTAATATTATAAATATAATTCAAGATAATAATAGCTATATTAAATATATTGATAAAAATCTCATTATGTTTGATAACGATAAAAATCTTATAGATGCTAGGGAATCAGTTACAAAATTAAATGAAACATTAAAAGAATATTTGGATGAATTAAAAAAATCACCTGAAAATGTTAAAAATATAGTTACTAAAATTATAAATAATCCTGATATTGGAAGCCCTAAAATATATGCAATATTAGAGAAAGAAAAATATTTCTTGGGAGGAAAAAATACTATTAAATTAATAAAAAATACTATGGAAATATATCCAAAAGTTGCATCCTCTGATATAGATTTTAAAAGTTTCAAACAAGGTATAGTATATGATAACGTTTTTCACTCTTTGTTTCAAAAAAATTCGCCCGAAATGAAAAAATATTTAGGAGGAGGAGTATGTGCTGGATTAGTACAAATTTACAATTTTATGGAAAGAGAAGAAACTGATAGTGGATTTAAATATTTACATAACCTTAATGTATTATCAAATAAGTTTAAATCAAAGAAAAACACATATCTTAAAGATGTTTTTATTAATGAAGCAAAACTTATTAAGGGCATGCAAGATATGCAAATGTTAGAAAAGAGATCTAAAAGTTTAAGTAGTTCAGAAGATATATTAGCTCATATCAAGAGAGTGAGTGATAGAAAAGAAAGTGCGAAATATTATAGTATTAATTTTGGCTTTGAAAATCAAAAGTTTGATAAAATACGCAAAGAATATTATGATGTAAAGGAAAAATATGGTCATGCAATTTCATTACAATTAGTAAGAGATAATAATAGCATTAAGTATAATATTTTTGATCCTAGCTTCGGTTTTTTAAGAAATCTTAATGAGGTAGAAGCAAGATCTTTTTTAGATAAAATTGCTAAATATACTAGTAGAGATTTTAAGAGCTATTATTTTTCAGTTATAGGACAAGGCAAAAATGTAACTAAAATACATGATATTTATTTTAGTTCTTTATATAAAAAATTGGATGAAAAATTTTTTCTTAAATTAAATAAAACATTTAAAGATAGTAATTATGAACATTTCAGAAATTCTAAAGGTTACGCAATAATTTTAAATTCTGCTCATGTAGAAATGATTTTAGAATATATGAAAAATATAAATAATAATATTTATGATAAATTTAAACAAAAAATTACGGATGGTCCTAAGCGTTTAGAAGAGGCTCTAAGTTATGATAAAAATTACCCAAAATTTGTAGTTGACAAAGATTTAGATGGTTTAATTGAAAAATTATCTGAAATATATAAAGATTATAAAGAATTAACTTCATCAGATAAAATATCTTCACTTTATAAAATAGTAAACTCTGTTGAAGTTGAAATGAAAACAGAAAATTTTTTATCGGCCATAAGTGAAATGAAAACTTCTAATCTGTTATTCAAAGATTATGTGCCATTTTTCGCAAATATAGAAAATGAACCAAATGCAGTGATTTTTTATGATCCAAGAAATCCTGAAGTTCAAAAGATAGTTAATATTGGAAGTATGGAACAAGAGATGGCCATCAAAAACTTTAGGGAATTGTATATTAAAAGTTTAAATAATATAAGCCCTTATTTAAATAAATATTCTCTCGAATTTATTAATACTTCAGAAATTAGTACTTTGAATTCTGCTTTTACTTTTATGAGTATATATGGAGCAATTAAAAATAAAACTTTTTCAGATCCACACTTAAGTTTAGCTTTTAAAATACAATCGGGCTTAAATATTGCACAATCTTCTTTTGGAGTTTTTTCAGATGTGCATTCTGCATTAAGCGCGGTTTCATCTTTAAAAAACGCAAAAGTACCTTTATTTATAACTCAATTAGCTAAAGTAAGTTCAGCAGTCGATGGGGGACTTACTACAGTAAATGTTGGCATTGATATTTATAATCTTTTTAATGCACGAACAAGTCATGAAAAAGCGATTTACGGAACACAACTTGGATTCGATACTGCATCTTTAGGCTTGACGGTTGGGGGTGAAATATCAGGGTATATTGGGGCAAGCTCGGCTGGGTCAATTCTTGGAAGTTTAGCAGTCCCTGTTTCAGGATTGGGGATTGGGATTTCGGGTCTTGTGAATACTTTCGAAAATGAAGTAGATAAGTCTCTTTATACTGCCGCCCTCCTCAATGACTATAATATGCAAACACAAAATGTTGATAATGATAAAAAACGAAATGATATAATTGATGAAAAGGAATTCATTAATTTTACAGCTAAAGGAATAAATAAACTTGTCATCAATTCCATACGATTTGATTTTGATACTCCTATTTTTAATTTAGGAGATTATTATATTTACAAATCAATTCCGCCTAAAGATATGTTTCACGGACTTTCTCCAGCAACTTCAAATAAACAGATCGATCCGATGAGTGTAAGAAAAGAAATTTGTTTTGCAGAAAGTGGAACTCTATTTAATACACGTTGTGAAAGATCTATGAAAGGTTATAGTTTTTTGAAGATTAATAAACCCTTAGTACTTCCCACGATACCAAAAATGAATTTAGATTATGAATACGGAACAGCTCCTACGTTAACGAGTCGAAATGATGCTGAAATGCACACAGTCAGATTATTAGAAAGCAATAGTGGTTTCAAATTTGAGCATGAGCGTACCTTCGTTCAAAATGATATTGTTAAGTATTTTATTCCAGAACTTTTAAAAACAGATATTGAAATTATTTTAGACAATAAAGATAGAGTTTTCTATGCTCCAACTCGAGAAGAACATGTAGAAAGTATAATGAATGCAATATTAAATCCTTATTATTCAGGGAGTAAAGATATTGAAAAGCAATTGTGGCGTGGGCCTGTAATTAATTATAAATTCTATGGTCCCAATGACTCTAATAAATATGCAGATCATAGCCCTATTTATCAAATTCAAATTCAAAACTCAGCTACCTATCATATAATTGCGAATGAAAATGATAAATCAACGTGGATTTTAGACTTATCAGCATATGGTCATGCAGAAGAAAAAAATTTAATTTTTGATTATAATTTAATAAATATTGGCAAAACCAATATTAAATTTGAAGGAAAACCTTATTCTATTATATTAAGACATCCAGAGAATATTCTGACTAAATATGATTTTGTTACAAAGAAGCAAACAATGATTTCTATTGATTTTAGTGATAAATATAATTTAAATCTTATGAAAAAAATGCTTGATGATTTTGGACAAAATGATGGATTTATTTCTATTGAATATAGCAAAAGCATAAGTCATGTTATGCATAGAGCATGGTATGATGTTAAAAATAGTGAATTTATAAATATCCCAAATATTTATGCTGACGTAATTAAAGTTGATTCTAGCGATAGATTTGATATTAGAATGAAAAACAAAATTTTGGATATAAATTTAATAGATAGAAATGGAGATAATTTATTATTTTTAGATAATTTTACAAAAAAAATATATCTTGTCGGGGATTTTGAAAATATTAGACCTGAAGAAACTGAGTATGATAAAAATCCAAACTATAGAATAGGAATTGATATTAGTTTTGAATATAAAGATAAATTATGGATTGAAAAGAATAACACGGTAAATTCTAACTCTTTTATATATAAACTTATTCCATTGGAAAGTAATATCGAATCATATATTTATGCAAATAAAAATTTATCATATACTACAAGTGATGGAAAACTTATATCAATCCCATTTTCCTCTGGTGCGTCAAAGCATTTAACTGGAATAAAATATGATCCATCCAGAGAAAAGGACAATGATCTTATCAAGAAGATAAACTCTATAAGCAATTATAGCAAGGCTAGTGAGATAATTTTATATAATAATTATTTTGAGATATATGGCTGGTATCTTACAGCTGAGGAGTTTATTCTTACTAAAAATCAAGTAAAAAATATTGTTGAAATCAGAAATGAAACTTCAAAAATTATTGATAAAAAAATTTCAGAAATGAAATAG
- a CDS encoding site-specific recombinase, translating to MIIIRKFIKGVEKYFNQGNLKYDLNTILSNANPSLSLEERVDWIQNLLVWIRSTEHIPTQFDPTTGQIHTARVRFILQLLDRNIEWKKNVSATLRSVIKETKSLQLFCHTGLPQEGGFLQEATDRVVNKIIPTPPDDTELSELFLKIFPNEEDAIWVGNLTRETIEKIKELIQFEAEEGEKIWQAIEEDIEDAIYVLVSQIHAMGLSDGIRRRLNNKIIKDSPFIGLSDSIDIFLHFFHKKNKEKMKEYAQLYSQYILECKKSVQEVFQHLDEYGVSVALVYQLEKMTFHLSRLEVLLAFLNPAEKQDNIEIIPVFLSRLIRESLGKKSVRALIQTNLNQMSRKIAEQSGKTGEHYITSNKEEYNELLKSASGGGILMAFATAIKFIIVSIRLPHFFEGFFASINYASTFVFIQMLGFTVATKQPSMTAACMAGKLNNTYDEESLNEFVDEVVKLTRSQFAAIIGNLALVFPISLLIDFIYKLITGTHFINEDKAISSIFSISIFGPSIFYAILTGFLLWVSSIIAGWVQNWFIYRRLPEAIANNKRLIYVMGKRNTRKLSSYFVHNISGFGGNISLGFLLGMTPVFGMFFGIPLEVRHVTLSTGSFAFALSSLGFTDFETIDVVFACLGIAAIGFLNVVVSFSLALSVAIRARKVQSLGRKRVRAAILKRLRTSPLDFIFPIAKKN from the coding sequence TTGATTATTATTAGAAAATTTATAAAAGGAGTTGAGAAGTATTTCAATCAAGGTAATTTAAAATATGATCTCAATACAATTCTTTCAAATGCAAATCCAAGTTTAAGTTTAGAAGAAAGGGTTGACTGGATACAAAATCTTCTTGTTTGGATACGTTCTACAGAACATATTCCCACACAGTTCGATCCAACAACAGGTCAGATTCATACAGCGCGCGTCCGTTTTATTTTGCAGTTACTTGATAGAAATATTGAATGGAAAAAAAATGTTTCAGCAACTTTGCGTTCTGTCATAAAAGAAACAAAATCTTTGCAGCTTTTTTGTCATACGGGACTACCTCAAGAAGGAGGTTTTCTTCAAGAAGCGACTGACCGAGTGGTTAATAAAATTATCCCAACTCCACCCGATGATACCGAGCTTTCTGAGCTTTTTTTAAAAATATTTCCCAATGAAGAAGATGCTATTTGGGTTGGAAATCTAACAAGAGAAACCATAGAAAAAATTAAGGAACTTATTCAATTTGAAGCTGAAGAAGGTGAGAAAATCTGGCAAGCAATTGAAGAAGATATTGAAGATGCAATTTATGTTCTGGTCAGTCAAATCCATGCGATGGGTTTGTCAGATGGTATAAGAAGAAGATTAAATAACAAAATAATAAAGGATTCTCCATTCATTGGTTTGAGTGATAGTATCGATATTTTTCTTCATTTTTTCCATAAAAAAAATAAAGAAAAAATGAAAGAATATGCTCAACTTTATAGTCAGTATATTTTAGAATGCAAGAAATCAGTACAAGAGGTTTTTCAGCATCTTGATGAATATGGTGTGAGCGTTGCTCTTGTTTATCAATTAGAAAAAATGACCTTTCATTTGTCGCGACTTGAAGTATTATTGGCATTCTTAAATCCTGCAGAAAAACAAGATAATATTGAAATAATACCTGTATTTTTATCCCGTTTGATTCGTGAAAGTTTAGGTAAAAAAAGTGTAAGAGCACTCATTCAAACAAATCTCAACCAGATGTCGCGAAAAATTGCGGAACAATCTGGCAAAACAGGTGAGCATTATATAACGAGTAATAAAGAAGAATATAATGAACTGTTAAAATCTGCGAGCGGCGGTGGTATTTTAATGGCATTTGCGACAGCCATAAAATTTATCATTGTATCTATTCGTTTGCCACATTTTTTTGAAGGATTTTTTGCATCAATCAATTACGCAAGTACATTTGTTTTTATACAAATGCTTGGCTTTACTGTAGCTACAAAACAGCCATCCATGACCGCTGCCTGTATGGCTGGAAAATTAAATAATACCTATGATGAAGAATCATTAAATGAATTCGTCGATGAAGTTGTTAAGTTAACACGATCTCAGTTTGCTGCTATCATTGGTAACTTAGCCTTGGTTTTTCCTATCAGTCTTTTGATCGATTTTATTTATAAATTGATCACAGGCACACATTTTATAAATGAAGATAAAGCGATAAGTTCTATCTTTTCTATTTCTATTTTTGGCCCAAGTATTTTTTATGCAATATTAACTGGATTTTTACTTTGGGTGTCGAGCATAATTGCAGGTTGGGTACAAAATTGGTTTATTTATAGAAGACTGCCCGAAGCCATTGCGAATAATAAACGTCTTATATATGTGATGGGAAAACGAAATACTCGCAAATTATCTTCTTACTTTGTCCATAATATCTCTGGATTTGGTGGTAATATCTCATTGGGATTTTTGCTTGGTATGACACCTGTCTTTGGGATGTTTTTTGGTATTCCGCTTGAAGTCAGACACGTTACGTTATCTACGGGGTCATTTGCTTTTGCTCTTTCTTCACTTGGATTTACCGATTTCGAAACGATAGATGTTGTTTTTGCGTGTTTAGGTATAGCTGCAATCGGCTTTTTAAACGTAGTTGTGAGCTTTTCCCTTGCTCTTTCTGTCGCTATTCGCGCAAGAAAAGTGCAGAGCCTAGGAAGAAAACGTGTGAGAGCGGCTATTTTAAAAAGATTGAGAACCTCTCCTCTCGATTTTATTTTTCCAATTGCAAAGAAGAATTGA